GCCCTCTGGCAGACGACGGCGGCGGCATCCGTTCGAAGACCCACGAGGTCTCGCCTCTCAAACGGAGATGTCGCGCTGATGATGTAACGGCGAAAGCCAATCTCCGGCGCCCGCTCAACGGCGCATAGATGTGCGCTCACCGCGTCTTCGAGATCGATCCGGCGGAATAGAAACTCATTGGCTTTGGCATTGTCGCTAGCGAACATTTCTCTGATTTCCTCGCCATCGTCTTCCTCGGGAAAGAACCGCGAGGTTCGGAGAACAATGCATGGAAGGCCCTGTTTTCGGTGAAACAGCTGACAGAGATCCTCGGCTGCAGTTTTGGTCACGCCATAAATATTCTTTGGGACGGGTTGCACGTCCTCGGTAATCCAGGCGGCGGGCGCCCCCTCGGGCGGAACGAGTGCCGCGCCAAACGCACTGGTCGTGCTGGTGAAGACGAAGCGCCGGATGCCTGCATGCGCCGCTTCTTCCAACAGATTTAGCGTGCCCGTGATATTGGTGTCGATGAAGGCTTGCCGGGCATGGCTCGCGACATGGGGCTTGTGCAGAGTGGCGGTATGAATCACGGCGTCGGTTGTGGCGATACAATGCCTGACGAATTCTCGGTCAATGATCGAGCCGACCTTGTGGGTAAACTCTGAGTCCAATATGTCTATGCCGATGGCTTCGTCACCGGTGCTCTGGATAGTACGAACCAGCGCCTCACCCAAGTGACCAGCGCTGCCAGTGACCAAGATTCTCATGGATAAACGCTTTCGCTAGCTGGCCCTTATTACCGGCCGATCACGAAACTTATTTGAGCAGCCCCGCTGCGTAGTCGGCGGCTTTTTGATCGATTGAGCTGAGCAAGCCTTCGAAACCATCGCGCTTCAGTACTGCAGCATACTCCGAACGCCGCATGCCCAACTCGCTATACACACCGAGAAAATAGATATCGAGGATACGCCATCCCGCGTCGCTAAGATGCAGCAAATATTTGAGAGCGATCGCCTCACCGTCAGGTTTAATCAGTTCGGTGTTGACGAAGACCGCACCTTGCGGCGCGGGTTGCTCGGACAGCAGCTGAAAGCGTTCACCCGAATAGCCGTTAAAACGCGCCGCATAGGTCGCGAGGCTCAGGCGTTCTAGCGCCTCGATTAGCTGCTCCTGTTGGATTTCGCTGAATTCGTTCCAATTTGGACCGGTAGCCATGGCGGCGATAATTTTCAGATCAAAGGATTGGGCGACCACTGGCACCATATGCTCGCGCCGGCCGTCGAAGCCGAGCGCGTCGGCGTCCTTCATCATTGTCAGGAGCGAAGCGTGCAATGCATCGACCACGGCGCTAGCGGGACTTTCATCGGCCTGGGATGCGCTGCCGGCCACGAGCCACAGTGCGGTAAATATTACGACGAACAAACGGCAATGCATGGCACAGATTTACACCCAAAGAATGCCTTCGGCAACGCCGGGCGAGCGCCGAGAGTAAAAGGATCGAGACCAAACCGTCACGCCAAAAGAGCTGCCTGGGGATTGACATGAAATTCAAACGCGTGTGGGGTCGTTGCCGAAGCCGACGGGCGTTTGAGTCCGATTAAATGGAGAGCCAAGGAATGTTATCCGTACCCAAGCAAGAATTAAATGGCCAGTTCGCCATGTTGCCAATGGACGATGTCCATTTCGGCTCTGGCAGTGTGGGCAAGCTCGGAGCGGCGTTAGAGCAGTACAGCGTCGAACGTGCCGTCATCATTACCGGGAAGAGTCTGGCGCAAAATACTGATCTGGTGGCGCGTGTGGAAAGCGCCGCAGGCGGGCGCACAGCCGGCGTGTTCTTTGAGACCATCGCGCATGTGCCACGTGAGAGCGTCATCGCGGCAGCGGATTTTGCGCGCTCTAAGCAGGCCGATGCGATCATCAGCTTCGGCGGTGGCACGCCGAACGATACCGCCAAGGCCGTCGCCATTTGCCTCGCCGAAGGCATTGCAGAACCAGATGGCCTTGATGCGGTGCGCATCAAGTTCGAGTATCCCGACAAAATAGATATTCCCGCCCTCTCGACCGATCCGCTGCCGATGTTTGCTGTACCCACCACCCTTTCGGCTGGCGAGTTCACCTTTTTCGTCGGCATCACCGATCGCGCGCGACAGGTGAAAGACATCTATCTCGACAAGCGCCTCACCGCCAAAAGCGTATTTCTCGACCCTGATTTGACGCTGGCGACGCCAGAGCGCCTGTGGCTCGGCACGGGTACACGTGCCATCGATCATTGTATCGAGGCCATGTGCTCATCGACGCATCAGCCCTTCACCGACGCCCTCGCCTACCGCGCGTTAAGCATGCTGGTGCGCTATTTGCGCGAAACCAAAGCCGATCCCACGGACATTGCCGCGCGGGGGCAATGCATGGTGGCGGCTTGGCTGTCGGTGTGCGGCCTGGGTAGCGTGACGCTCGGCCTCAGCCACGGCATCGGCCATCAATTGGGTGCGCGCTGCGATGTGCCGCACGGCGAGACCTCGGCCGTGATGATGCATAATGTGATGGCCTTCAACTTCAAAGAGACGCTGGCGCAACAGGCCTGGGTCGCCGAGGCGATGGGCGTCGATATCAACGGTATGAGCGAAGAGGAAGCCGCGGCAGCTGCCGCTAGCGAAGTGCTCAAACTGGTGCGCGACGATTTGGGCCTGCCGTGGCGTCTGCGCGATGTCGGCGTGGGCGAGGATGATTTTGACGGCATCGCCAGCGATGCGTTACAGGATTTAGTCGTCGCCACCAACCCACGCAAGATCGATTCCAAGGACCAACTCATCGAGCTTCTCAGAACCGCATGGTGAGCGCAACGAACCACATGTTGATGATATTTTCCCGCACGCGCGCGCGATCATCGCGCGCGTCACCTGCACTGTCTCGGAGGCGGAGCATAGAATGATTCTGCACGACAACCCGGTCCGGCTTGTCGATTTTATGATCTAAGAAGGTGACGCAATGGATATTTGGCTGAAATCGGCTAGGGACTACATTCCACAATGGCTTGATTATCAAATGCGGCTTTCGGAACAACCTGGCTGCGTCATCGCCGTCGCCCACAAGGGGCGCATCATTTTGGAGGAGGCGTTCGGTGTCGCCGATATTTCAACCGGCAAGACGCTCACGCCACGCCACCGATTTCGCGTTGCCTCGCATTCCAAAACATTCACATCGGCTGCGATATTTAAACTGCGCGAAGCCGGCCTCCTGCGCCTCGATGACCCAGCTGGCCGGTATGTCGACGGGCTGCACCCGGCGGTAGCGGAGGCGACTATCAGCCAATTGCTATCGCACAGCGCCGGC
The sequence above is a segment of the Pseudomonadota bacterium genome. Coding sequences within it:
- a CDS encoding NAD(P)-dependent oxidoreductase, whose protein sequence is MRILVTGSAGHLGEALVRTIQSTGDEAIGIDILDSEFTHKVGSIIDREFVRHCIATTDAVIHTATLHKPHVASHARQAFIDTNITGTLNLLEEAAHAGIRRFVFTSTTSAFGAALVPPEGAPAAWITEDVQPVPKNIYGVTKTAAEDLCQLFHRKQGLPCIVLRTSRFFPEEDDGEEIREMFASDNAKANEFLFRRIDLEDAVSAHLCAVERAPEIGFRRYIISATSPFERRDLVGLRTDAAAVVCQRAPQFEALYQRLGWRMFATIDRVYVNQKARDQLGWRPKYDFARVIDQLGRGEAMGSELARTVGSKGYHSEDFAEGPYPVD
- a CDS encoding ABC transporter substrate-binding protein — encoded protein: MHCRLFVVIFTALWLVAGSASQADESPASAVVDALHASLLTMMKDADALGFDGRREHMVPVVAQSFDLKIIAAMATGPNWNEFSEIQQEQLIEALERLSLATYAARFNGYSGERFQLLSEQPAPQGAVFVNTELIKPDGEAIALKYLLHLSDAGWRILDIYFLGVYSELGMRRSEYAAVLKRDGFEGLLSSIDQKAADYAAGLLK
- a CDS encoding iron-containing alcohol dehydrogenase, whose protein sequence is MLSVPKQELNGQFAMLPMDDVHFGSGSVGKLGAALEQYSVERAVIITGKSLAQNTDLVARVESAAGGRTAGVFFETIAHVPRESVIAAADFARSKQADAIISFGGGTPNDTAKAVAICLAEGIAEPDGLDAVRIKFEYPDKIDIPALSTDPLPMFAVPTTLSAGEFTFFVGITDRARQVKDIYLDKRLTAKSVFLDPDLTLATPERLWLGTGTRAIDHCIEAMCSSTHQPFTDALAYRALSMLVRYLRETKADPTDIAARGQCMVAAWLSVCGLGSVTLGLSHGIGHQLGARCDVPHGETSAVMMHNVMAFNFKETLAQQAWVAEAMGVDINGMSEEEAAAAAASEVLKLVRDDLGLPWRLRDVGVGEDDFDGIASDALQDLVVATNPRKIDSKDQLIELLRTAW